Proteins found in one Chlamydia sp. 04-14 genomic segment:
- a CDS encoding superoxide dismutase — MTFVPYTLPELPYDYDALEPVISAEIMRLHHQKHHQGYINNLNDALKKLDVAGAQQDLTRLISLEPAIRFNGGGHINHSLFWEMLAPVDRGGGVPPKHGLLKLIEKFWGTFDNFLKEFIEFAAPIQGSGWAWLAFCPKKQELMLHATVNQDPLEATTGKVPLLGVDVWEHAYYLQYKNVRLDYLKAIPRVINWGYIEKRFSELTN, encoded by the coding sequence ATGACCTTTGTACCCTATACTTTACCTGAATTACCCTATGATTATGATGCTTTAGAACCAGTGATTAGTGCAGAAATTATGCGTTTACATCATCAGAAGCATCATCAAGGTTATATAAATAATTTGAACGACGCTTTGAAAAAATTAGATGTTGCTGGCGCGCAACAAGATCTTACACGTCTTATTTCTTTAGAGCCTGCTATACGTTTTAATGGTGGTGGACACATCAATCACTCCCTATTTTGGGAAATGTTAGCTCCAGTAGATCGTGGTGGAGGTGTGCCTCCAAAACATGGATTACTGAAGCTAATTGAGAAATTTTGGGGAACTTTTGATAATTTTTTAAAAGAATTTATTGAATTTGCAGCTCCTATTCAAGGATCAGGGTGGGCATGGCTAGCTTTTTGTCCCAAAAAACAAGAGCTTATGCTACATGCAACAGTGAACCAAGATCCTCTAGAGGCGACCACTGGTAAGGTGCCCCTTCTAGGAGTAGATGTTTGGGAGCATGCTTACTATCTCCAATATAAAAATGTTAGATTAGATTATTTAAAAGCAATTCCTCGAGTAATTAATTGGGGATATATTGAAAAAAGATTTTCTGAATTAACTAATTAA